The sequence TCCCCCAGCCCCTCGACCGCATGGAGAGGGGAGAATTTTTGTTACTCTTAAATCAGAAATGGTATTTAGTAATATTAATTGCTCCCCCTTCCCTTGCAGGGAAGGGGGCTGGGGGGTTAGGTCATACAAATTTTCGGAGAAAATGAAACAGCCCTGTTTATCAGAGAGGGCAATTTTTCCTCAAAAATAGGCTTCCAGAATTGATCTCAATTATAGCAGGAAACAGGGAACATGGAGTTTATTTATCCTTCCAACTCGATAATGGAGGAGTTTCTATTAAGGCTTGACTTAAACTTTCATGTAAATAACCATTAGTGGCTAAAATTCGACCGGAACTCATTTGAAACGGACTGGTATCATAGGCGGTTACTTTCCCTCCGGCTTCTTCTACTAATACAATTCCTGCCGCCATATCCCAAGGAGATAAACCTCGTTCCCAATAGCCATCTAACCGTCCACAGGCGGTATGAGCTAAATCAATTGAAGCCGCACCACTCCGACGAACCCCTTGGGTTAAATGAGTTAAATAGGCAAATTCCGCATAATTATTATCAGATGTTTCTCGACGGTCATAAGCAAAGCCTGTGACTAATAAACTTTTATTTAAGCTATCGGTTTTAGAAACACTAATTAAACGATTATTACAGGTTGCGCCTAATCCTTTGGCGGCTTGAAATAATTCATCATGAAAAGGATCATAAATCACCCCAACTTGAGGAAACCCGTTAATTAACAACCCGATAGAAGCGGAAAAAAACGGATATTGATGAGCAAAATTAGTGGTTCCATCTAAAGGATCAATAGCCCAAAGATAGGGGCTGTTTATATCTCCTAATTCCCCAGATTCTTCTGTTAAAATTCCATGTTCAGGGACATGACGTTCTAACACGGCTAAAATCGCAGCTTCCGAAGCTTTATCCGCTTCGGTGACTAAATCCCCAGACCGTCCTTTTTCTTGAATATCTTTTAAGTTCCCTAAATAGTATTTTAAAACTGCACCACCCGCCTGAGCAGCTAAGGTAGCAATATCTAAAAAAAACTGTAATTCGTTTTTAGTCATATTATATGAAATCCTTAAATTAGTGCTACAGATGGCAAGGGAACAGGGAACAGGGAACAGGGAACAGGGAATAGGGAATAGGAGGGAATAGGGAATAGGAGGGAATAGAAAAAAGTTATTACCCACCCGATCAAGTATTTGTAGCAAACATTAAAGGATTTCATATTAGATCAGTAATCAGTAATCAGTAATCAGTTGTAGGGTGCGTAAGTGACAACGCACGCACCATCTTTGAATAACCAACAGCAAATTAAGGCAAACTAGAATTACTCTGAGGTTGTTGATCTCGGAATTCTGTTGGAGTTAAACGCATAGGTTTTTCTGGGTTCCAAATCCCATATCCCATGAGTCGCGCATATTCTTGAGCATCGTTAAACCGTTGACTATATTGAGTCTTAAAATTTGAAGTCACAGGTCGATAAATAGAGGGAGTTTCTGCTAAAACATATCCCTGTTTAACTAACTGTTCATTAATCAGAATTCCGTCCAGCCAGATATAGGCAGAGATGCGACCATAGCGATCTTTTTCGGTTAAATTTCCTTCTAATAAGATTTTTTTACCTTCACAAAGTTGTTTTAAAGATTGTTTGGCTTTTACTCCCCAGGGGTCTTGTTTGAGGTCGGGGGCCGTAATTCCCGCTAACCGAACTTGTTGTAATACCGGAATTTTACTCGTTTTATCGAGAATTTCTAGGGTTTGACCACTAATTACCCGTTCAACTTTAGTAAAAATGCCTTTGGGAAGGTCAGGTTGAGAACAACTGGTTAATAGCAGCAAAATTCCCAACAAGATCCCACCATCCCATTTTCCTCGGAAACGGAAATCGAGTTGATTAATCTTCGTCCAAGGGTAATCCCGTTTTAATTTTGCCTTGGCCAAAGTAACGCCCGAACTGAAGTTCATACACTTCATCCTCGTCTTGGGTTTCCACAACTAAATCTGAACGGGGATAACTCACACATAGCAACGCATACCCCTGTTTTTGTAAGTCTACCGAGAGTCCCAGGGCTTCTGATTGGTATAACTCTCCAGAAATTACCCGCACCGCACAAGCTGTACAAGCGCCATTGCGACAGGAGAAGGGCAAATCTACCCCTTGATTTTCGGCACACTGGAGGATATACCGATCTTCAGGAACGTTGACGTAAAAACGTTCACCCGTCTGGCGATAATGAATTTCTATCCGATGGGAACGGGACATAAAAAAAATTTTGTGAGATAGTGTTGACTTTCCAAAACTTATGATAATATATATTTTCGTGGGTAAAAATGAAATATTCCCCTGGAGAGGTGGCCGAGCGGTTGAAGGCGCGACACTGGAAATGTCGTTTAGGGGTGACTCTAACGAGGGTTCGAATCCCTCCCTCTCCGTTCCCATAATGATTTCCTGGTTTTTGATGGTTTAAAAAATCCTACCCGGTTATCTATCTATGACAAACTCAGACAGTCAAATCACGCGAACCTATTTACAGGAAGATATACAGGAAATTCTGTATATTGCTATTTGTCGTAAACAAGATAACGAGGAAATGACTCGTCAAGAATTGTTAGACATCGCCACAGAGTTAGGAATTTCTTCCCAGGATTTAGAACTTGCTGAACAGCAATGGCGGTTACAAAAACAAGAAGCGGATGAAAAGTTAGTCTTCAATGCCTATCGCCGAAATCGACTGAAACAAAATTTAGTTCAGTTTGGTATTGTTAATTCTTTCTTGATTGTAATTAACTTGGTGGTTTGGCATAGCATCGGATTTGCTGCTTTTATCTTTTTAACTTGGGGATTATTCTTAAGTCTGAGAACTTGGAAAACTTACCAACTAGAAGGAGAGGATTATGAAACGGCTTTCAAAGCATGGCGATTGAAAAAAACCGTAGGTAAATCGATTAATGCTTTTGCTGATAAAGTATTAAAAGGATTGCAATCTTAAATGAAGACGAGAGGAGGAAACCGATACAAACTCATGTAGAAATAGATAACTTTACTCTCTTTACATGAGTTTTTTGTAAAAATACTTAAGTATTTATTACATTTAAAAACATTAAAGCAGTCGCCAAGGCAGTTAGGACATAGACTGATACTAAAACCTAAACTTGCGTCCCTCTTTTCCTGCGGTGTTCCCTGTTCCCTGTTCCCTGTTCCCTGTTCCCTGCTATACATTATTTAAACAAATGTAAACCCTTCCCTAAGTGCAAATAAATGTTGCAAACCTACACAGTTTCTCATTTTCCCTCTACAATAATAAGTATAGAAGC comes from Planktothrix serta PCC 8927 and encodes:
- a CDS encoding 2Fe-2S iron-sulfur cluster-binding protein, with the translated sequence MSRSHRIEIHYRQTGERFYVNVPEDRYILQCAENQGVDLPFSCRNGACTACAVRVISGELYQSEALGLSVDLQKQGYALLCVSYPRSDLVVETQDEDEVYELQFGRYFGQGKIKTGLPLDED
- a CDS encoding 2TM domain-containing protein, yielding MTNSDSQITRTYLQEDIQEILYIAICRKQDNEEMTRQELLDIATELGISSQDLELAEQQWRLQKQEADEKLVFNAYRRNRLKQNLVQFGIVNSFLIVINLVVWHSIGFAAFIFLTWGLFLSLRTWKTYQLEGEDYETAFKAWRLKKTVGKSINAFADKVLKGLQS
- a CDS encoding thermonuclease family protein is translated as MNFSSGVTLAKAKLKRDYPWTKINQLDFRFRGKWDGGILLGILLLLTSCSQPDLPKGIFTKVERVISGQTLEILDKTSKIPVLQQVRLAGITAPDLKQDPWGVKAKQSLKQLCEGKKILLEGNLTEKDRYGRISAYIWLDGILINEQLVKQGYVLAETPSIYRPVTSNFKTQYSQRFNDAQEYARLMGYGIWNPEKPMRLTPTEFRDQQPQSNSSLP
- a CDS encoding inositol monophosphatase family protein produces the protein MTKNELQFFLDIATLAAQAGGAVLKYYLGNLKDIQEKGRSGDLVTEADKASEAAILAVLERHVPEHGILTEESGELGDINSPYLWAIDPLDGTTNFAHQYPFFSASIGLLINGFPQVGVIYDPFHDELFQAAKGLGATCNNRLISVSKTDSLNKSLLVTGFAYDRRETSDNNYAEFAYLTHLTQGVRRSGAASIDLAHTACGRLDGYWERGLSPWDMAAGIVLVEEAGGKVTAYDTSPFQMSSGRILATNGYLHESLSQALIETPPLSSWKDK